The Microbacterium horticulturae genome has a window encoding:
- the frr gene encoding ribosome recycling factor, whose product MIADVLTDAGNRMDRAVESAKEDFASVRTGRANPQLFQKVLVDYYGTPTPLAQLASLNAPEARSLIVTPYDKSALKAIEHAIREMPNLGANPTNDGNIVRITMPELTEERRKEYVKLVRSQGEDAKVRVRGVRRKAKDDLDALKSDIGEDELARAEKDLDAITRAHVDAIDDALKRKEAELLEV is encoded by the coding sequence GTGATCGCGGACGTGTTGACGGATGCCGGAAATCGAATGGACCGAGCGGTTGAGAGCGCGAAGGAAGACTTCGCGAGCGTTCGGACGGGACGCGCGAACCCGCAGCTCTTCCAGAAGGTGCTGGTCGACTACTACGGCACGCCGACGCCCCTCGCTCAGCTCGCTTCGCTGAATGCCCCGGAGGCCCGCTCGCTCATCGTGACGCCGTACGACAAGTCGGCGCTGAAGGCTATCGAGCACGCGATCCGCGAGATGCCGAACCTCGGCGCGAACCCGACGAACGATGGCAACATCGTGCGGATCACCATGCCGGAGCTGACGGAAGAGCGTCGCAAGGAGTACGTCAAGCTCGTGCGCTCACAGGGCGAGGATGCCAAGGTGCGCGTGCGGGGTGTCCGCCGTAAGGCGAAGGACGACCTCGACGCCCTCAAGAGCGACATCGGCGAGGACGAGCTCGCCCGCGCCGAGAAGGATCTCGACGCGATCACCCGCGCGCATGTGGATGCCATCGACGATGCTCTCAAGCGCAAAGAGGCAGAACTCCTCGAGGTCTGA
- a CDS encoding lytic transglycosylase domain-containing protein, producing MTSGTTTTPETSRAALRRDLKNATVLRPVAPGRTARRRRTIPSVAKAGLAAMAVLGLAVACLSPLGAVLTPAASASESAPITLYTSALGDAQSVEIASQTTKAAAIDRDSYAASVKPKPVQKTESPARRSVAASVASTFVAPSAGTAQAIAYDMVKARGWGDGEFSCLVALWNRESGWRVNAANASGAYGIPQALPGSKMASAGADWATNPATQITWGLGYITSRYGTPCGAWGHSQSSGWY from the coding sequence GTGACTTCCGGCACCACGACGACACCCGAGACATCTCGCGCAGCGCTGCGCCGCGATCTGAAGAATGCGACCGTGCTGAGACCAGTCGCCCCCGGACGCACGGCCCGACGACGTCGAACGATCCCATCCGTCGCCAAGGCCGGCCTCGCGGCGATGGCCGTGCTCGGTCTCGCGGTGGCGTGTCTGAGCCCACTGGGAGCCGTTCTGACACCCGCGGCCAGTGCCTCCGAGTCTGCGCCCATCACGCTGTACACGAGTGCTCTGGGCGATGCCCAGTCGGTCGAGATCGCTTCTCAGACGACGAAGGCCGCGGCGATCGACCGCGACAGCTATGCGGCCTCGGTCAAGCCGAAGCCGGTTCAGAAGACCGAGAGCCCCGCGCGCCGTTCGGTCGCGGCCTCGGTCGCCTCGACCTTCGTGGCCCCGTCGGCCGGAACGGCGCAGGCCATCGCGTACGACATGGTGAAGGCCCGCGGCTGGGGCGACGGCGAATTCTCCTGCTTGGTGGCACTGTGGAACCGCGAATCCGGGTGGCGGGTGAACGCCGCCAACGCGAGCGGCGCGTACGGCATTCCGCAGGCGCTGCCCGGCAGCAAGATGGCATCGGCCGGCGCTGACTGGGCGACGAACCCCGCGACGCAGATCACCTGGGGCCTCGGCTACATCACTTCACGGTACGGCACGCCCTGCGGCGCCTGGGGGCACTCGCAGTCCAGCGGCTGGTACTGA
- a CDS encoding phosphatidate cytidylyltransferase, with product MTDASEQPPDGRGRRRGRRSRARAEIDRARADFDHANERIKQRTGRDLIGAIVIGLVIGIALLLSLLIWKPVFILFVLAAAGTGIFEFGRALQAGGRRIDLAPQLVGMLAMVASAWFLPLWEHWVVVCAAVVLVVVWRLVAAAAGRRRTAGGSLWQDVLAGVLVQLYVPFTGSLAIILLRQASGELWVLAFIVLAIVADTSAYATGLTLGKHPMAPRVSPKKTWEGFAGAVVGAVIAGILLSFFMLGLPWATGIIFGLVILFTATIGDLGESMIKRDLGIKDMSSWLPGHGGVLDRLDSILPSAGAALALYYLLTPLVTQ from the coding sequence ATGACCGACGCGTCCGAACAGCCGCCCGACGGTAGAGGTCGCCGCCGGGGTCGTCGGTCGCGCGCGCGTGCGGAGATCGACCGCGCCCGTGCCGACTTTGACCACGCGAACGAGCGCATCAAGCAGCGCACCGGCCGTGACCTCATCGGGGCGATCGTGATCGGCCTCGTCATCGGGATCGCGCTGCTGCTGTCCCTGCTCATCTGGAAGCCCGTCTTCATCCTTTTCGTCCTCGCCGCAGCGGGTACCGGGATCTTCGAATTCGGGCGCGCGCTGCAGGCCGGCGGTCGACGAATCGACCTCGCCCCGCAGCTGGTGGGGATGCTCGCGATGGTTGCCTCGGCCTGGTTCCTCCCGTTGTGGGAGCACTGGGTCGTCGTCTGCGCGGCGGTGGTGCTGGTCGTCGTGTGGCGACTGGTTGCAGCGGCCGCCGGGCGACGCAGGACCGCCGGGGGCTCGCTCTGGCAGGACGTCCTGGCCGGCGTGCTGGTGCAGCTGTATGTACCGTTCACCGGGAGCCTGGCGATCATCCTCCTCCGCCAGGCCTCCGGCGAGCTGTGGGTGCTCGCCTTCATCGTGCTTGCCATCGTCGCCGACACGTCCGCATACGCGACGGGACTCACCCTGGGCAAGCACCCGATGGCGCCGAGAGTCAGCCCGAAGAAGACCTGGGAGGGGTTCGCGGGCGCGGTCGTGGGGGCGGTGATCGCCGGCATCCTGCTGTCCTTCTTCATGCTGGGGCTGCCATGGGCCACGGGCATCATCTTCGGGCTCGTCATCTTGTTCACGGCGACCATCGGTGACCTCGGCGAGTCGATGATCAAGCGCGACCTCGGTATCAAGGACATGAGTTCCTGGCTGCCGGGGCACGGGGGAGTGCTCGACCGACTCGACTCGATCCTCCCGTCCGCCGGAGCCGCTCTGGCGCTGTACTACCTGCTGACCCCCCTGGTGACACAATGA
- the pyrH gene encoding UMP kinase, protein MINEATTRRRVLLKLSGEAFGGGSLGVNPDVVSQIAREIAAAVDSVEIAIVVGGGNFFRGAELSQRGMDRGRADYMGMLGTVMNALALQDFLEQAGAATRVQSAIQMTQVAEPYIPLRAERHMQKGRVVIFGAGAGLPYFSTDTVAAQRALEIRADEVLVAKNGVDGVYTADPKRDATATRIDRITYLEALQKGLKVVDSTAFSLCMDNHMDMRVFGMEPAGNVTRALLGEQIGTLVTT, encoded by the coding sequence GTGATCAATGAGGCCACCACGCGACGCCGCGTTCTCTTGAAACTCTCCGGCGAGGCCTTTGGCGGCGGCTCGCTCGGGGTCAACCCGGATGTCGTCAGTCAGATAGCGCGAGAGATCGCGGCGGCCGTCGACAGCGTCGAGATCGCCATCGTGGTCGGTGGTGGCAACTTCTTCCGCGGGGCAGAACTCAGCCAGCGGGGGATGGACCGCGGACGTGCCGACTACATGGGCATGCTCGGCACCGTCATGAACGCCCTGGCGCTGCAGGACTTCCTGGAGCAGGCCGGCGCCGCCACACGCGTGCAGTCGGCGATCCAGATGACGCAGGTCGCCGAGCCTTACATCCCTCTGCGCGCCGAGCGGCACATGCAGAAGGGGCGCGTGGTGATCTTCGGCGCGGGCGCAGGGCTGCCCTACTTCTCGACCGACACCGTCGCCGCGCAGCGTGCACTCGAGATCCGTGCCGACGAGGTGCTGGTCGCCAAGAACGGCGTGGACGGCGTGTACACGGCTGATCCGAAGCGGGATGCCACGGCAACCCGGATCGACCGGATCACCTACCTGGAGGCCTTGCAGAAGGGGCTGAAGGTCGTCGACTCGACCGCGTTCAGCCTGTGCATGGACAACCACATGGACATGCGCGTATTCGGCATGGAGCCTGCGGGCAACGTCACCCGCGCCCTTCTCGGTGAGCAGATCGGCACGCTGGTCACGACTTGA
- a CDS encoding DivIVA domain-containing protein, with product MTTSPTDTRTVAQSTFPRTSGRVRGYAPKDVDAFLERARLAFENPQADTGFRAADIRTAAFPLVKRGYQPDAVDAALSRVEDAFAARERKQALSASGAGAWIDQTRAQAQEILERLTREPKRRFSRARGLGYGYRIDEVDLVADKIAAYLSDGRPVTVEQVRTVAFRMQRRGYREEQVDALLDAVVDVMLAVG from the coding sequence ATGACGACATCCCCGACCGACACCCGCACGGTTGCGCAGTCCACGTTCCCGCGCACCTCTGGCCGTGTACGCGGCTATGCACCCAAAGACGTCGACGCGTTCCTGGAACGTGCGCGGCTCGCGTTCGAGAATCCTCAGGCAGACACGGGGTTTCGGGCGGCCGACATCCGGACCGCGGCGTTCCCGCTCGTCAAACGCGGCTATCAGCCGGACGCCGTCGACGCGGCGCTGAGCCGGGTCGAAGACGCGTTCGCAGCCCGGGAGCGCAAACAGGCACTCTCCGCCTCCGGCGCCGGTGCGTGGATCGACCAGACACGCGCGCAAGCGCAGGAGATCCTGGAACGCCTCACCCGCGAGCCGAAGCGTCGCTTTTCGCGCGCGCGAGGACTGGGCTACGGCTACCGGATCGACGAGGTCGATCTGGTAGCCGACAAGATCGCGGCGTACCTTTCGGATGGGCGGCCGGTGACCGTCGAGCAGGTGCGCACGGTGGCGTTCCGCATGCAGCGGCGCGGTTATCGCGAAGAGCAGGTGGATGCGCTGCTCGATGCCGTCGTCGACGTGATGCTCGCCGTCGGCTGA